In the Apteryx mantelli isolate bAptMan1 chromosome 1, bAptMan1.hap1, whole genome shotgun sequence genome, one interval contains:
- the SLC25A15 gene encoding mitochondrial ornithine transporter 1 isoform X1 — MRMNSAIQAAVDLTAGAAGGTACVMTGQPFDTAKVKMQTFPDMYKGIVDCFVKTYKQVGFRGFYKGTTPALVANIAENSVLFMCYGFCQQIVRKIVGVDRKTKLSDLQNAAAGSFASAFATLVLCPTELVKCRLQTMHEMQLSGKIRQGHNTVWSVVKGVLQKDGPLGFYRGLSSTLLREVPGYFFFFGGYELSRTFFASGRSKDELGPIPLLLSGGFGGSCLWIAVYPVDCVKSRIQVLSMAGRQTGFMGTFANIVKNEGVFALYSGLKPTMIRAFLANGALFLAYEYSRKLMMNQIASY, encoded by the exons ATGAGGATGAACTCTGCTATTCAGGCTGCTGTTGACCtcacagcaggagctgcag GTGGGACTGCGTGTGTGATGACTGGCCAGCCCTTTGACACAGCAAAGGTGAAGATGCAGACGTTCCCTGACATGTATAAAGGAATTGTTGACTGCTTCGTGAAGACCTATAAACAAGTGGGGTTTCGAGGCTTCTACAAAGGGACCACACCAGCACTTGTAGCCAACATTGCAGAGAACTCTGTTCTGTTCATGTGCTATGGATTTTGCCAGCAAATTGTGAGGAAAATTGTTGGAGTAGACAGGAAAACAAAGCTCAG TGATCTGCAGAATGCTGCTGCAGGCTCCTTTGCCTCTGCCTTTGCCACCCTTgtcctctgccccacagagctggtgAAGTGCCGTCTGCAGACCATGCATGAAATGCAGTTGTCAGGAAAGATAAGGCAAGGACACAA TACAGTTTGGTCAGTAGTGAAGGGTGTTCTTCAAAAGGATGGTCCCCTTGGATTTTATCGTGGCCTGTCGAGCACTTTGCTGCGGGAAGTCCCaggatatttcttcttctttggagGGTATGAACTGAGCCGGACGTTCTTTGCCTCTGGGAGATCAAAAGATGAATTAG GTCCCATTCCTTTGCTGCTAAGTGGAGGTTTTGGAGGCAGCTGCTTGTGGATTGCTGTGTATCCTGTGGACTGTGTCAAATCCAGAATTCAGGTTCTTTCAATGGCTGGAAGACAGACAGGTTTTATGGGAACATTTgcaaatattgttaaaaatgaaG GTGTATTTGCCTTGTATTCTGGACTAAAGCCAACAATGATCCGTGCATTCCTGGCCAATGGGGCATTGTTTCTTGCCTACGAGTACAGCCGGAAGCTCATGATGAACCAAATAGCTTCTTACTGA
- the SLC25A15 gene encoding mitochondrial ornithine transporter 1 isoform X2, giving the protein MRMNSAIQAAVDLTAGAAGGTACVMTGQPFDTAKVKMQTFPDMYKGIVDCFVKTYKQVGFRGFYKGTTPALVANIAENSVLFMCYGFCQQIVRKIVGVDRKTKLSDLQNAAAGSFASAFATLVLCPTELVKCRLQTMHEMQLSGKIRQGHNTVWSVVKGVLQKDGPLGFYRGLSSTLLREVPGYFFFFGGYELSRTFFASGRSKDELGPIPLLLSGGFGGSCLWIAVYPVDCVKSRIQVLSMAGRQTGFMGTFANIVKNEEINT; this is encoded by the exons ATGAGGATGAACTCTGCTATTCAGGCTGCTGTTGACCtcacagcaggagctgcag GTGGGACTGCGTGTGTGATGACTGGCCAGCCCTTTGACACAGCAAAGGTGAAGATGCAGACGTTCCCTGACATGTATAAAGGAATTGTTGACTGCTTCGTGAAGACCTATAAACAAGTGGGGTTTCGAGGCTTCTACAAAGGGACCACACCAGCACTTGTAGCCAACATTGCAGAGAACTCTGTTCTGTTCATGTGCTATGGATTTTGCCAGCAAATTGTGAGGAAAATTGTTGGAGTAGACAGGAAAACAAAGCTCAG TGATCTGCAGAATGCTGCTGCAGGCTCCTTTGCCTCTGCCTTTGCCACCCTTgtcctctgccccacagagctggtgAAGTGCCGTCTGCAGACCATGCATGAAATGCAGTTGTCAGGAAAGATAAGGCAAGGACACAA TACAGTTTGGTCAGTAGTGAAGGGTGTTCTTCAAAAGGATGGTCCCCTTGGATTTTATCGTGGCCTGTCGAGCACTTTGCTGCGGGAAGTCCCaggatatttcttcttctttggagGGTATGAACTGAGCCGGACGTTCTTTGCCTCTGGGAGATCAAAAGATGAATTAG GTCCCATTCCTTTGCTGCTAAGTGGAGGTTTTGGAGGCAGCTGCTTGTGGATTGCTGTGTATCCTGTGGACTGTGTCAAATCCAGAATTCAGGTTCTTTCAATGGCTGGAAGACAGACAGGTTTTATGGGAACATTTgcaaatattgttaaaaatgaaG aaATTAATACATGA